One Mycoavidus sp. B2-EB genomic region harbors:
- a CDS encoding lytic transglycosylase domain-containing protein — MSVPAVRATLHHSAQISRYFAYLVCFIVISGLILGWLSPALRQAFMVRLAPPVSEISQPARSVLEVKKLAKAMPLSAFEARVRKITSARIAPDARDERALASVEERKWVVDYLARRYRVAREPLNKLVKEAFITGREFGLDPLLLLSVIAIESRFNPYAESGVGAQGLMQVMSKLHADKFEHFGGVAAAFDPLANLKVGALILKDCIVRGGSLAQGLRLYVGATSKYDGIYGAKVQAERERLRNVAQGHDISIHLPQKPSRSIIQAYNKTPRGTALSRPKRPLVATAYAASKNSKKVATATASQPPKILIAPASRAAQLELGGNHQKVDGRGESAELGV, encoded by the coding sequence ATGTCTGTGCCTGCGGTGCGCGCAACCCTGCATCATAGCGCCCAAATCAGCCGTTACTTTGCTTATTTAGTCTGTTTTATCGTAATCTCGGGTCTCATCTTAGGTTGGTTGTCGCCTGCTTTGCGGCAAGCGTTCATGGTGCGGCTCGCGCCGCCGGTGTCTGAGATTTCTCAGCCAGCAAGGAGCGTGCTTGAAGTAAAAAAACTGGCCAAGGCAATGCCGCTTTCTGCATTTGAAGCACGCGTACGCAAAATCACTTCTGCCCGTATTGCGCCTGACGCGCGTGATGAGCGAGCCTTGGCTTCAGTAGAAGAACGGAAGTGGGTAGTTGATTATCTGGCGCGTCGTTATCGTGTCGCGCGCGAGCCGCTCAACAAGCTCGTAAAAGAAGCCTTTATTACGGGCCGAGAATTTGGCCTTGATCCTTTGCTACTCTTGTCCGTCATTGCAATTGAATCTAGATTTAATCCCTATGCGGAAAGTGGCGTGGGCGCACAAGGGTTGATGCAGGTTATGTCTAAGTTACATGCGGATAAATTCGAGCATTTTGGCGGGGTTGCGGCGGCTTTTGACCCACTGGCTAATCTTAAGGTCGGCGCTCTGATTTTAAAAGATTGTATTGTAAGGGGTGGGTCGCTGGCCCAAGGACTGCGCTTATATGTTGGCGCTACTTCAAAATATGATGGTATTTATGGCGCAAAGGTCCAAGCCGAGCGCGAGCGTTTACGCAATGTTGCGCAAGGGCACGATATCTCTATTCATCTTCCGCAAAAGCCTAGCCGTTCAATAATTCAGGCATATAATAAAACGCCCAGAGGCACTGCACTGTCGCGTCCCAAAAGACCGCTTGTGGCAACGGCTTATGCTGCGTCTAAAAATTCCAAGAAAGTTGCCACCGCAACGGCCTCTCAGCCCCCTAAGATCTTGATTGCCCCAGCCTCACGGGCGGCGCAGCTCGAGCTGGGGGGGAACCATCAGAAAGTGGATGGCAGAGGGGAGTCTGCTGAGTTGGGCGTATAG
- the nusB gene encoding transcription antitermination factor NusB yields the protein MKSARRRSREFAVQGLYQWLLTGADAVAIVTQLQSAPGFGKADREHFDTLLQGVIRDAKTLDTQLTPCIDRPSAELSPIEHAVLLIGAYELTHHIEIPYRVVINEAVEVTKTFGGTDGYKYVNGVLDQLAAQLRAVEIKQAGR from the coding sequence ATGAAGAGTGCCCGTCGCCGTTCCCGAGAATTTGCGGTACAAGGTCTATATCAGTGGCTGCTAACTGGAGCTGACGCTGTCGCTATTGTCACCCAGTTACAATCTGCCCCAGGGTTTGGCAAAGCGGATCGGGAGCATTTCGATACGCTATTGCAAGGGGTAATCCGCGATGCTAAAACCCTGGATACACAGTTAACACCCTGTATCGACCGGCCAAGCGCGGAATTATCTCCAATCGAGCACGCCGTCTTGCTAATCGGCGCATATGAACTGACGCATCATATTGAAATTCCATACCGTGTGGTCATTAATGAAGCGGTCGAAGTGACAAAAACTTTTGGTGGCACGGATGGCTATAAATATGTAAATGGGGTGCTTGATCAACTCGCCGCACAGCTACGCGCGGTTGAAATAAAACAGGCGGGCCGCTAA
- the ribH gene encoding 6,7-dimethyl-8-ribityllumazine synthase codes for MEINQYQPDLDGNDLSIGIVQSRFNEAVGNSLTDACLEELERLGVESENVLCITVPGALEIPYALQKLAVSGEFDAFIALGTVIRGETYHFEVVSNQSSAGIQQVALEFQVPIANGVLTTDTEEQAIARIAEKGRDVARVAVEMANLSTAIDLSLIPEEGEEDEEDFQ; via the coding sequence ATGGAAATCAACCAATATCAACCCGATCTCGACGGTAATGACCTTTCTATTGGCATCGTGCAGTCGCGCTTTAACGAAGCGGTTGGCAATAGCCTAACGGATGCCTGCCTTGAAGAGCTTGAACGGCTGGGGGTAGAGAGTGAGAATGTGCTATGCATTACCGTTCCCGGCGCACTTGAAATTCCATACGCCCTGCAAAAACTCGCCGTCAGTGGCGAGTTTGACGCATTCATCGCTCTTGGCACCGTCATTCGTGGTGAAACTTATCACTTTGAAGTTGTTTCAAATCAGAGCAGTGCAGGCATTCAGCAAGTTGCCCTCGAATTTCAAGTTCCAATTGCGAACGGAGTGCTCACGACCGATACGGAAGAACAAGCGATCGCCCGTATTGCGGAAAAAGGCCGTGATGTGGCGCGCGTTGCCGTCGAAATGGCGAATTTATCGACTGCGATTGATCTTTCTTTAATCCCCGAAGAAGGAGAGGAAGACGAGGAAGACTTCCAATGA
- the ribBA gene encoding bifunctional 3,4-dihydroxy-2-butanone-4-phosphate synthase/GTP cyclohydrolase II — translation MSIASTQEIIAELKAGRMVILVDEEDRENEGDLMLAADFVTPEAINFMIRFARGLVCLTLTQEHCERLNLPLMTPNNGTQYNTAFTVSIEAAQGVTTGVSPADRARTVQAAVARHARATDIVQPGHIFPVAAQPGGVLVRAGHTEAGCDLTRLAGLTPAAVICEVINDDGSMARLPDLIDFATKHALKIGTIADLIQYRSLTESIIERVAERPMHTPYGVFQAVIYRDKSNGAPHIALVHGAPQPDRTTFVRVHEPMSVLDLLEIDAATHSWTLHAALQEVAANECGVIVLMNCSDSKEYLFNAFEACNQPEKAAQLKHRPADFKTYGVGAQILHDLNVGKMHVLSSPRKLHAMSCYGLEVTGFAPMPGVTAVQ, via the coding sequence ATGTCCATTGCTTCTACTCAAGAAATTATTGCCGAGCTTAAAGCGGGTCGGATGGTGATTCTGGTTGATGAAGAGGATCGTGAGAATGAAGGCGATCTAATGCTCGCGGCAGATTTTGTAACCCCCGAAGCCATTAATTTTATGATCCGCTTTGCGCGGGGTCTAGTCTGCCTAACGCTTACGCAAGAGCATTGCGAGCGGCTCAATTTACCACTGATGACCCCCAATAATGGGACGCAATATAATACCGCCTTCACCGTTAGCATTGAAGCCGCGCAGGGCGTCACCACTGGCGTTTCCCCAGCAGACCGCGCACGCACCGTGCAAGCTGCAGTAGCGCGCCATGCGCGGGCAACAGATATTGTACAGCCAGGCCATATTTTCCCGGTGGCGGCGCAGCCTGGCGGTGTGCTCGTGCGCGCCGGCCACACTGAAGCGGGCTGCGACCTCACCCGACTAGCAGGCCTTACGCCGGCCGCGGTCATTTGTGAAGTGATTAATGACGATGGCAGCATGGCACGTTTGCCTGATCTGATTGATTTTGCAACTAAACACGCCCTTAAAATCGGCACTATCGCAGATTTGATTCAATATCGCAGCCTGACTGAATCGATCATTGAACGTGTGGCCGAACGTCCCATGCATACTCCGTACGGGGTATTTCAGGCGGTTATTTATCGAGACAAATCCAACGGAGCGCCGCATATCGCACTGGTGCATGGCGCCCCTCAGCCTGACCGCACAACTTTCGTGCGCGTGCATGAGCCTATGTCCGTATTGGATTTGCTTGAAATCGATGCCGCCACCCACTCTTGGACCCTGCATGCCGCCTTGCAAGAAGTCGCAGCCAATGAATGCGGTGTCATTGTATTGATGAACTGTAGCGACTCAAAAGAGTACTTATTTAATGCGTTTGAAGCATGCAATCAACCAGAAAAAGCGGCACAGCTTAAGCATCGCCCCGCAGATTTCAAAACTTATGGTGTTGGGGCGCAAATCTTGCATGATTTAAACGTGGGTAAAATGCATGTGCTTTCGAGCCCGCGCAAACTGCACGCTATGTCTTGCTACGGCTTAGAGGTGACAGGTTTTGCTCCAATGCCAGGGGTAACTGCTGTACAGTAA
- a CDS encoding riboflavin synthase, with protein sequence MFTGIVAAIGQIETVSPLGDSAAGVRLAVNPGTLSLDDVSPGDSIALQGACMTVVTKHHAANGCQHFIVDVSRESLVRTAGLDTPGAVNLEKALHAHDRLGGHLVAGHIDGVGAVTHFAPAGESYELRVLAPHALGRYLAYKGSVTVNGVSLTINKVQDLADGCEFSINLIAHTLSVTTLKQLKVGTRVNLEIDLIARYVERILSFSKTSAP encoded by the coding sequence ATGTTTACAGGCATAGTCGCTGCAATTGGTCAAATTGAAACGGTCAGCCCGCTTGGCGACAGCGCCGCTGGTGTACGACTCGCGGTCAATCCAGGCACCCTCAGCCTTGACGATGTTTCTCCAGGGGACAGCATCGCGCTTCAAGGAGCGTGCATGACCGTTGTCACAAAACATCATGCAGCCAACGGCTGCCAGCATTTTATCGTTGACGTATCTCGCGAAAGCCTCGTGCGTACCGCCGGACTCGATACACCCGGCGCAGTCAATCTTGAAAAAGCGTTGCACGCTCATGATCGTCTTGGCGGACATTTAGTAGCGGGGCACATCGATGGGGTCGGCGCTGTCACTCACTTTGCGCCAGCTGGCGAATCCTATGAACTGCGTGTGCTTGCGCCCCACGCGCTAGGCCGCTACCTTGCCTATAAAGGTTCGGTCACCGTAAACGGCGTAAGCTTAACGATTAACAAGGTTCAAGATTTGGCTGACGGCTGTGAGTTTTCAATCAACCTGATCGCGCATACCCTCTCGGTTACCACGTTAAAGCAACTCAAAGTGGGCACCCGCGTCAATCTTGAGATCGATTTAATCGCCCGTTATGTTGAGCGTATTTTGAGTTTCTCAAAAACCTCCGCACCCTAA
- the ribD gene encoding bifunctional diaminohydroxyphosphoribosylaminopyrimidine deaminase/5-amino-6-(5-phosphoribosylamino)uracil reductase RibD, with amino-acid sequence MFSNADFIYMQRALALAARGMYTTTPNPRVGCVLVKDGAVIGEGFTQPAGGNHAEIQALHDARTRGHDPSGATAYVSLEPCSHFGRTPPCAKAFIEAQIAEVICAREDPNPQVSGQGLALLRAAQINVRCGLLAHEAYELNLGFMSRMTRHRPWVRVKIAASLDGRTALPSGESQWITSPAARADSHLWRARACAILTGIGTVRADNPQLTVREIDTPRQPLRVLVDSRLEVPLNAHLLNGHAPLLIVCASLNATQMQKAHALRARGAEVIPLAGHASAQVDLPALLHLLSERGINELQVEAGQGLNGALLQQHCIDELLIYLAPSLLCDAQGMFKLVAPATLAQRVTLSFQSVERVGRDLRILARISVLDDKTEHACAIDTA; translated from the coding sequence ATGTTTTCTAACGCTGACTTCATTTATATGCAGCGCGCTTTGGCGCTTGCTGCACGCGGCATGTACACGACAACCCCCAATCCGCGCGTTGGGTGTGTGCTGGTAAAAGACGGTGCAGTGATTGGCGAGGGATTTACACAACCGGCGGGGGGAAACCACGCGGAAATCCAGGCATTACACGATGCGCGCACGCGCGGACATGACCCAAGCGGCGCTACCGCCTATGTTTCATTAGAGCCATGCAGCCACTTCGGCCGCACTCCGCCCTGTGCAAAAGCCTTCATTGAAGCGCAAATCGCCGAAGTCATTTGCGCGCGGGAAGATCCAAACCCGCAAGTTTCAGGTCAAGGTTTAGCTTTACTACGCGCAGCTCAAATCAATGTGCGTTGCGGCTTGCTCGCGCATGAAGCATATGAGCTTAATCTAGGCTTTATGTCACGCATGACCCGCCACCGACCATGGGTCCGCGTCAAAATTGCCGCCAGCTTAGACGGTCGGACCGCCTTACCCAGCGGAGAAAGTCAATGGATTACAAGCCCCGCAGCGCGCGCGGATAGCCATCTCTGGCGCGCTCGGGCCTGTGCCATCTTGACGGGCATTGGGACCGTACGCGCGGATAATCCGCAATTAACCGTACGTGAAATTGATACACCAAGGCAACCACTACGGGTATTAGTCGATAGCCGGCTTGAGGTACCGCTCAACGCCCATTTATTAAATGGCCATGCTCCGCTACTGATTGTCTGCGCCTCGCTCAACGCTACGCAGATGCAAAAAGCGCACGCATTGCGGGCGCGCGGCGCTGAAGTCATTCCACTTGCCGGCCATGCTTCGGCTCAAGTAGATCTGCCTGCGTTGCTGCACTTGCTAAGCGAACGTGGCATCAATGAATTACAGGTTGAAGCTGGCCAAGGTCTAAATGGTGCGCTATTACAGCAGCATTGTATTGATGAACTGCTCATCTATTTAGCGCCCAGTTTATTATGCGATGCGCAGGGTATGTTCAAACTTGTCGCACCCGCCACGTTAGCGCAACGCGTCACACTTTCATTTCAATCGGTTGAGCGCGTTGGCCGCGATCTACGCATTCTGGCGCGCATTAGCGTACTAGACGATAAAACCGAGCACGCTTGCGCTATCGATACCGCTTAA